From the genome of Persephonella atlantica:
GTGCCCTTGAAGGCTCTTCTGCATTTTCAAAGGAAGGTCTTCTACCTTTTTTCAGATTCCCTGCCAGTGTAAACTGGGAGATGATAAGAACTTCCCCTTCAATATCAACTAACGATAGATTCATCTTTCCTATTTCATCTTCAAAAATTCTCAGGTAAGGAATTTTGTTAACTAACTTTTTTATGTCCTCATCTGTATCTCCCTTAACAACCCCTAAAAGAATGTTGATGCCCTTTCCAATTTTACCAACAATTTCTCCGTTAACCTCCACATAAGAACTGCTTACTCTCTGAATTACAGCTAT
Proteins encoded in this window:
- the dtd gene encoding D-aminoacyl-tRNA deacylase, which gives rise to MIAVIQRVSSSYVEVNGEIVGKIGKGINILLGVVKGDTDEDIKKLVNKIPYLRIFEDEIGKMNLSLVDIEGEVLIISQFTLAGNLKKGRRPSFENAEEPSRAQELYNRFVKQMSQIVPVQTGVFAAHMKVFIENDGPVTFILNSKEL